In Microbulbifer sp. GL-2, the following are encoded in one genomic region:
- a CDS encoding FliH/SctL family protein: MSDIIRRPKIGGTHKIEFYTPDANPVVTADTEAKDENIEAQFEHEKKLTKSLKQEILTLQELISRQKSELEDLRSNLLDLEKTYDLTKNEYARDIESKLKQGYADGWKQAEDEYKQHFTNEVAKKSEEFEKNLELLGELSQSQWSKVTEIVSLLALEVSCKILGVEYAKQSGLRAFISNVIEALPNEKKITIKASPLDIDRIRSIRSEIEHTFNCEISLIPDDDLRLSDLLIEYDVGVLDGGLERQLMAIKKSLSQEFNCEQSK, translated from the coding sequence ATGTCTGATATAATTCGTCGCCCTAAGATAGGTGGAACCCATAAGATAGAATTTTATACGCCCGACGCTAATCCTGTTGTAACGGCAGACACTGAAGCAAAGGATGAAAATATTGAGGCGCAATTTGAACATGAGAAAAAGCTCACAAAATCCCTTAAGCAAGAGATTTTGACATTACAAGAGCTTATTAGTAGGCAAAAATCAGAGCTTGAAGATTTACGAAGTAACTTGCTTGACTTAGAGAAAACCTACGATTTAACAAAGAACGAATATGCAAGAGATATTGAATCCAAATTAAAGCAAGGTTATGCAGACGGTTGGAAACAAGCGGAGGATGAATACAAGCAGCATTTCACTAATGAAGTCGCTAAAAAATCAGAAGAGTTTGAGAAGAACTTGGAGTTGCTGGGCGAACTCTCCCAATCCCAATGGTCAAAAGTCACAGAGATCGTTTCATTACTTGCCCTAGAAGTTTCTTGCAAAATTTTAGGGGTTGAATATGCAAAACAAAGTGGTTTAAGAGCATTTATATCAAATGTAATTGAGGCGCTGCCTAATGAGAAAAAAATAACTATAAAAGCTTCACCACTTGACATTGATCGAATTCGAAGTATACGTAGTGAAATAGAGCATACGTTTAATTGTGAGATTAGCCTAATTCCGGATGATGATCTGCGGTTGAGTGATCTATTAATTGAATATGATGTTGGCGTTCTGGATGGTGGTCTTGAAAGGCAATTAATGGCAATTAAAAAGTCTCTGTCACAAGAATTTAATTGTGAGCAATCTAAATAA
- the fliF gene encoding flagellar basal-body MS-ring/collar protein FliF codes for MHIDFKLHQKKIFAGLFVLSSILAVVLFLLIKTGSEILVSDLQKGELSSVTRTLVDNNVSFEIDEQNGAISVPDEQIPVARMLLAENGLLDIKNVGFEIFDDTSYGLTEFSQKIYYQRALQGEIEKSIKTLDVVRSVRVHLVIPDNSIFKRSQEEAKASVVLTVKNKNSLRQDKIVGIQNLVAASVPKLMPSKVTIMDSKGNLLSSSELLLGDALQKVEFKRELEEYYIAKVNEILFKVVDQKNAVVSVDLTIDYSKSESTQQNSLPLMNSDSGVLVSNKVSREYREGSTSKRSNSKGKSSENDILSESIENNYQYSSELVKKQVSPGRIIRKGVSILLTSELGEGQLPKLRDLVANAVGLNEEAGDQISIEFITLEKTVKSNSVSNATQEMVGETLKEPVKVLLRDSPYQEYDVTKFSSIKIYVYVGISLFILAILFFIFGRGRLNSAERLEVLDDMRTWLNESSSSRHADVK; via the coding sequence ATGCACATAGATTTTAAATTACATCAAAAGAAAATATTCGCGGGTCTTTTTGTTCTTTCGAGTATTTTAGCTGTTGTGCTATTCCTCTTAATTAAAACTGGTAGTGAAATATTGGTAAGCGATCTACAAAAAGGTGAGCTTAGTAGTGTAACTAGAACGTTAGTAGATAATAATGTCTCCTTTGAAATAGATGAACAAAATGGAGCGATTTCAGTCCCTGATGAGCAAATTCCAGTTGCTCGAATGCTTTTAGCCGAAAATGGGCTGCTTGATATAAAAAATGTTGGTTTTGAAATCTTTGATGATACTTCGTATGGCTTAACTGAGTTTTCCCAAAAAATTTATTATCAGAGAGCTCTCCAGGGAGAGATTGAAAAGTCAATTAAAACTTTAGATGTGGTGCGTAGCGTAAGAGTCCACCTTGTAATTCCGGATAATTCTATTTTCAAAAGAAGTCAAGAAGAGGCTAAAGCTTCTGTAGTTTTGACTGTTAAAAATAAAAATTCTCTTAGACAGGATAAGATAGTTGGGATTCAAAATCTTGTCGCCGCTTCTGTGCCTAAGCTAATGCCTAGTAAAGTAACTATTATGGACTCTAAGGGAAACCTCTTATCCAGTTCTGAATTACTTCTTGGTGATGCTCTACAAAAAGTAGAATTTAAAAGAGAGCTCGAAGAGTATTACATTGCAAAGGTAAACGAAATTCTTTTTAAAGTTGTGGATCAAAAAAATGCAGTTGTAAGTGTTGATTTAACTATCGATTATTCAAAGTCTGAAAGTACCCAGCAAAATTCGCTTCCGCTTATGAATTCTGATTCCGGAGTTTTGGTGAGTAATAAGGTTAGTAGGGAGTATAGAGAAGGCAGCACATCAAAAAGGTCTAACTCTAAGGGGAAAAGTAGCGAAAATGACATTCTATCTGAAAGTATTGAAAATAATTATCAATATTCCAGTGAGTTAGTAAAGAAGCAAGTTAGCCCGGGGCGGATCATAAGAAAAGGCGTATCAATATTATTAACAAGTGAGCTGGGCGAGGGGCAATTGCCGAAGCTGCGAGATTTGGTTGCTAATGCTGTCGGTCTCAATGAAGAAGCTGGGGATCAAATATCAATTGAATTTATTACTTTAGAAAAAACAGTAAAATCTAATTCTGTGTCGAATGCAACCCAAGAGATGGTAGGTGAAACATTAAAGGAGCCAGTAAAGGTTCTCTTGAGAGACTCTCCTTATCAGGAATACGATGTCACTAAGTTCTCATCTATAAAAATATACGTGTATGTTGGTATTTCTTTATTTATTTTGGCGATTTTGTTTTTTATTTTTGGTCGAGGAAGATTGAATTCAGCTGAGCGCCTGGAAGTTTTAGATGATATGAGAACATGGCTCAACGAAAGCTCAAGCTCGAGACATGCTGATGTTAAATAA
- the fliE gene encoding flagellar hook-basal body complex protein FliE, which yields MSIDAINPIGEFKKIELPSSSEVRNNNLYQVVSSELQHVSEQYRVAEEQALTLTVGNLDDVHQVMSAINKAKLSFELVTQVRNKLLEGYQEIMKMQV from the coding sequence ATGAGTATTGATGCAATTAATCCAATTGGAGAGTTTAAAAAGATTGAGCTGCCATCAAGTTCAGAGGTAAGAAATAATAATTTATACCAAGTTGTTTCGTCAGAATTGCAGCATGTCAGTGAACAATATCGCGTTGCTGAAGAGCAGGCGTTAACGCTTACAGTAGGCAACCTGGATGATGTCCATCAGGTAATGTCAGCAATCAACAAGGCCAAGTTGAGCTTTGAATTGGTAACTCAGGTTCGAAATAAGTTACTTGAGGGTTATCAGGAAATTATGAAGATGCAGGTATAG
- the flgC gene encoding flagellar basal body rod protein FlgC: MITDSFAISLDGLEYQRLTVDTVAMNIANSTKTFSNTMDVYKPRDVVASTNGQMDVNGIDGITVSERNVEPKRIYDPSHPYANEDGYILKPAVDSVEEMVSLMTAVRAYQANIQALEASKKIIQWTIDMSAK; this comes from the coding sequence ATGATAACTGATAGTTTTGCAATAAGTTTAGATGGCTTAGAGTATCAACGCCTAACGGTTGATACCGTAGCGATGAATATTGCTAATAGTACCAAGACATTTAGCAATACCATGGATGTTTATAAGCCTCGGGATGTGGTAGCCAGTACTAATGGGCAGATGGATGTAAATGGCATTGATGGAATAACTGTTTCCGAAAGAAATGTTGAACCCAAACGTATTTATGATCCTTCTCATCCCTATGCTAATGAAGATGGATATATCTTAAAACCAGCAGTTGATAGCGTCGAGGAAATGGTTAGTTTAATGACAGCTGTGCGCGCATATCAAGCGAACATACAGGCCTTAGAAGCTTCCAAAAAGATCATTCAATGGACAATTGATATGAGTGCTAAGTAA
- a CDS encoding flagellar basal body protein produces MIELIDSITGSLLNKSLDRTAVENRLIANNIANIDTEGYRPLTTEFGRSYEKIRQALSENDFADLEKISSSWKPAEEVSIHPTYHSVSLDQEMVKLANNTLQFQSLSVAKTKLSEILKTAVKGG; encoded by the coding sequence ATGATTGAACTGATTGATAGTATTACTGGAAGTTTACTCAATAAGTCTCTTGATCGAACAGCTGTTGAGAATCGCCTTATTGCAAATAACATTGCAAATATAGATACGGAGGGCTATAGGCCGCTTACTACAGAGTTTGGCCGGTCGTATGAAAAAATAAGACAGGCCCTGAGTGAGAATGACTTTGCTGACTTAGAGAAAATTTCTTCTTCGTGGAAGCCCGCTGAAGAAGTTAGCATTCACCCTACTTACCATAGTGTCAGCCTTGATCAAGAAATGGTTAAACTAGCCAATAACACTTTGCAATTCCAGTCTCTATCTGTCGCAAAAACAAAATTATCTGAAATATTAAAGACTGCAGTTAAAGGAGGTTAG
- a CDS encoding flagellar basal body P-ring protein FlgI, with the protein MRSFRWKLSYSFTILTIAFFVMSDVNATVRLKEFARVEGVRDNALVGYGLVAGLAGTGDTRRSDATIQSIANILARFNVIVDEQEISSRNVAAVIVTANLPAFYQPGDKIDINIASVGDARSLIGGTLLMTPLTAANGVIYALAQGPISVGGYSYGLNGNVIQKNHPTVGVITNGATVEKAVNTKLLEEGQLSVVLSEPDFTTAARVKKAIKNTFPSLNITTEHAGKIIVDVPTNTDLIDLIADLENISITPDSIAKIIINERTGTVVSGGSVRIDAVSISHGNLELSISTDYAVSQPNIFSIGLNKSSLTDESGQGISTVVVPDTNISVKEQSLASVSLPSGSTVNDLVRALKQIHVSTRDMIAILQAIKSAGALHARLIIK; encoded by the coding sequence ATGAGAAGTTTCAGGTGGAAACTTTCCTATTCATTTACGATATTGACTATTGCTTTTTTTGTTATGAGCGATGTCAATGCTACGGTACGACTCAAAGAGTTTGCTCGAGTTGAAGGTGTTAGAGATAATGCCTTAGTTGGCTATGGATTGGTGGCAGGTCTTGCAGGTACAGGCGACACGCGTCGTTCAGATGCTACGATACAATCGATAGCAAATATACTAGCCAGATTTAATGTAATAGTTGATGAGCAAGAAATTAGCAGCCGTAATGTAGCAGCTGTTATTGTTACAGCAAACCTCCCTGCTTTTTACCAGCCTGGTGATAAAATTGATATTAATATTGCATCAGTTGGCGATGCACGAAGCCTAATCGGGGGTACATTATTAATGACTCCATTAACGGCAGCCAATGGAGTTATATATGCATTGGCACAAGGACCAATTTCCGTTGGAGGGTATTCATACGGATTAAATGGAAATGTTATTCAAAAAAACCACCCAACAGTAGGTGTAATTACAAATGGTGCAACAGTTGAGAAAGCTGTAAACACGAAGTTGCTAGAAGAAGGTCAGCTTAGTGTGGTTTTGTCCGAACCTGACTTTACAACTGCTGCAAGAGTTAAAAAAGCCATTAAAAATACTTTCCCCTCGCTAAATATTACCACTGAGCATGCAGGTAAAATAATTGTCGATGTGCCCACCAATACTGATTTAATTGATTTGATCGCTGACTTAGAGAATATATCCATAACGCCGGACAGTATCGCTAAAATCATTATTAATGAGCGAACAGGTACCGTAGTTTCGGGAGGCTCCGTAAGAATTGATGCCGTTTCAATATCTCATGGTAACTTGGAACTAAGCATATCTACAGATTATGCTGTGTCGCAACCAAATATATTTTCTATTGGCCTAAATAAGTCAAGTCTAACAGATGAAAGTGGCCAAGGAATTTCTACTGTTGTTGTACCGGATACTAATATCAGTGTTAAAGAGCAATCACTAGCATCAGTATCGCTACCATCAGGAAGCACTGTAAATGATCTTGTTCGTGCTCTAAAACAGATACACGTTAGCACAAGAGATATGATTGCTATCTTACAGGCAATAAAATCTGCTGGCGCATTACATGCAAGACTCATAATTAAATAA
- a CDS encoding flagellar basal body L-ring protein FlgH yields MKKAVKVLLSIMFINVLMIDRAYSESLFSDETFIPLIADYRAVAIGDTVTIVIVETSLARANDGGSGSAAISVGAAGHLSTTTREEIGGGSLDLSVGGSSDSSTNRDGLFKAVITADVAEISPSGNLFLHGKQHLLVNGEDQYILVTGWVSPYHVDDNNTVLSSRLSQAKIVYSGKDPDRVSIWSKIAGFICCPGDGKIDDDVYEIEEVKVDSNIEDEGFGK; encoded by the coding sequence GTGAAGAAAGCTGTAAAGGTACTCTTATCTATCATGTTCATTAATGTCTTAATGATAGATAGAGCATACTCTGAATCACTTTTTAGTGATGAAACATTTATCCCGCTAATAGCTGACTACCGTGCAGTAGCGATAGGAGATACCGTTACTATTGTAATTGTTGAAACCTCTCTTGCTCGTGCGAATGATGGAGGAAGTGGTTCCGCAGCGATTTCCGTTGGTGCTGCTGGGCATCTATCCACAACGACAAGAGAGGAAATAGGAGGGGGATCTCTAGATTTAAGTGTTGGCGGATCAAGCGATAGTAGCACAAATAGGGATGGTTTATTTAAGGCTGTTATTACTGCAGATGTAGCGGAGATAAGTCCGAGCGGCAATCTTTTCCTCCACGGAAAACAGCATTTATTAGTCAACGGGGAAGATCAATATATTTTAGTGACAGGTTGGGTTAGCCCCTACCATGTAGATGATAATAATACCGTACTTTCTAGCCGGCTCAGTCAGGCAAAGATCGTATATTCAGGGAAAGATCCGGATAGGGTTAGTATTTGGAGTAAAATTGCAGGTTTTATCTGTTGCCCAGGAGATGGAAAAATCGATGATGATGTATACGAAATAGAAGAAGTTAAAGTTGATAGTAATATAGAAGATGAAGGTTTTGGTAAGTAG
- the flgA gene encoding flagellar basal body P-ring formation chaperone FlgA, which translates to MKQYKYVVIIFMAASFAVAEEIKIKLHPIINQKSKAVLMSEIGEISSKLEKNKEIIIPGDLQRDWTERGYWVDKSDLSNLIMALYPQHHLNIFGPDKVKVNCPLFNLDMDVVNLKVKKVFHSKVEAGSELSIVPYDNIPEVNLCAEPDQIVIKRFTKGKIKSREAVNVSLETSGRVIYNFPLWLKIEHYDTVLQAASSYRKGTYSDRIIVKEKYTDIAKLTHTPIETIPQGMRLKNHLNTSEVITTDDFEFIPSVEMGRSVVILSVVKNITIVAKGKAKSDGDLGDLILVQLENGENMFEGKVVRKDTVLVQGEM; encoded by the coding sequence ATGAAGCAGTATAAATATGTAGTAATTATTTTTATGGCTGCTTCATTCGCTGTTGCAGAGGAAATTAAAATAAAACTGCATCCTATAATTAATCAAAAAAGTAAAGCAGTTTTAATGAGCGAAATTGGAGAAATAAGTTCTAAGCTAGAGAAAAATAAGGAAATAATAATTCCTGGTGATTTACAAAGAGATTGGACGGAAAGGGGATATTGGGTAGATAAATCTGATTTATCGAACCTAATTATGGCTCTATACCCTCAACATCATTTGAATATCTTTGGCCCAGACAAAGTTAAAGTTAATTGTCCTTTGTTTAATCTGGATATGGATGTCGTCAATTTAAAAGTGAAGAAAGTTTTTCATAGCAAAGTTGAAGCGGGCAGTGAGCTATCAATAGTACCGTATGACAACATTCCCGAAGTCAACCTTTGTGCTGAGCCAGATCAGATAGTTATAAAGAGATTTACAAAGGGAAAAATAAAATCAAGAGAAGCAGTGAATGTATCACTAGAAACCAGTGGTAGAGTTATTTACAACTTCCCCCTTTGGTTAAAAATAGAACACTACGATACAGTGCTACAAGCTGCCAGCTCCTATAGGAAAGGTACCTACTCGGATAGAATTATAGTAAAAGAAAAATACACTGATATAGCTAAATTAACGCACACTCCAATTGAAACCATACCACAAGGGATGCGCCTCAAGAATCATCTCAATACAAGTGAGGTAATAACAACTGATGACTTTGAATTTATACCATCGGTAGAAATGGGAAGGTCGGTAGTGATTTTATCAGTGGTTAAAAACATAACAATAGTTGCCAAGGGTAAGGCCAAATCTGATGGGGATTTAGGTGATTTGATATTAGTCCAGCTAGAGAACGGTGAAAATATGTTCGAAGGTAAGGTTGTAAGAAAAGACACGGTGCTTGTGCAGGGGGAAATGTGA